Sequence from the Streptomyces sp. NBC_00440 genome:
CGGCCCTCGGCATCACGTACCTCAAGTTCCACGGTCACGACCGGACGGCCCAGACTCTCCGGAGACTGAGCGAGGTCGGCCGCGGTGGCCACGGCCGCGCCGGTGCAGGACTCCGTCAGTCCGTAGCTGTTGGCCAGCGCACGGCCGGCCGCCGGCAGGACCTCACGCAGCCGTGCGTGGAAGGCCGGGGTGGACGGCGCCGACGCGAGGGAGAAGGCCGTGAGGGACGACAGGTCGTAGCGGTCGAGTCCGCCGTGCTCGACCAGTCGGTGCGCCATGGTCGGTACGGCGCCCCAGTTGGTGACCCGCTCGCGTTCGATGAGGCGCAGTACACGGTCCACGTCGAACCGGCCCTGGTGCATCACCACGGCGCCCCCGTCCACGAGCCGGGGGACCGCGAGATTGTGCAGCGCCGCGATGTGGAAGAGGGGCAGCGCGAGCAGGTGCCGGCGGTCCTCCGGGCCGTCCGGACTGCCGAGTTCTGTGGCCAGGGCGTTGTTGAGCCGGTGATAGTCGATCACGGCCAGCAGGTTCCGGTGCGAGTGCACCGCGCCTTTGGGCCGGCCCGACGTGCCGCTGGTGTAGACGATGACGGCGGGATCGTCCTCGTCGATCTCCGGCGCAGGCAGGGGCGCATCGGGATACCGCCGCACGAACTCCTCGACGTGCTCCTCGAACGTCAGCAGTGGTACGGGTGAACCGGCGGCCAGGGCGGCCCGCTTGGCGTCGGCCAGCACAACCCTGGGGCGGGTGTGGCCGATCGCGTACGTGATCTCGGGCGCCGACCACCACGCGTTGTAGCCGACGGCGACGGCGCCGAGCGACACCGTCGCCCAGAACGCCACCACCCACCCCGGGGTGTTCGCCCCCAGTATCGCCACCCGGTCGCCCTTGCCGACCCCGTAGTCGTCCCGCAGCACCCGGGCCAGCGAAGCGACCCTCCGCGCGTGGCAGGCGAATGAGATCCGCTCGTGCTCGGTCACCAGGTAGTCGCGGTCACCGTGCCGCACCGAGGCGGCCACGACGTCGGCGAGCGACGTGCCGCGGTGCGCGAACACCTGCATGCGCGAGCCCAGCACGTCCTCGTGGACCAGCTCGAAGGCACCGCCGGGGCCGGTCAGCCGCCGCATGACCTCCGGTACCGATTCCTTGTGGTCCTGGCCCTGGTCCGCCGCCGTCGCGCTCATGCGCCTTCCTCTCACCGGAGTGGATGATGTGC
This genomic interval carries:
- a CDS encoding class I adenylate-forming enzyme family protein gives rise to the protein MSATAADQGQDHKESVPEVMRRLTGPGGAFELVHEDVLGSRMQVFAHRGTSLADVVAASVRHGDRDYLVTEHERISFACHARRVASLARVLRDDYGVGKGDRVAILGANTPGWVVAFWATVSLGAVAVGYNAWWSAPEITYAIGHTRPRVVLADAKRAALAAGSPVPLLTFEEHVEEFVRRYPDAPLPAPEIDEDDPAVIVYTSGTSGRPKGAVHSHRNLLAVIDYHRLNNALATELGSPDGPEDRRHLLALPLFHIAALHNLAVPRLVDGGAVVMHQGRFDVDRVLRLIERERVTNWGAVPTMAHRLVEHGGLDRYDLSSLTAFSLASAPSTPAFHARLREVLPAAGRALANSYGLTESCTGAAVATAADLAQSPESLGRPVVTVELEVRDAEGRPLPGGQEGEICLRSPFVMLGYWEDPEATAQAVRDGRWLHTGDIGVLEDGLLRLTSRRSDLILRGGENVYPAEIENVLAECPGVRECLVLGVPHPDLGQEVAAVVVAGEEASLTDAALAEFVRQRLAYYKVPSRWRITTQALPRNATGKVVRREVRV